tggttaagatgaataaggttgatatgagagtgttcatatacctaacctcggttaattacggttgatccaacatggtgtacacgtttaggtacgattactaaacctaaatgagggtacatttcatttgtgtataacaagctaagttcgatctaacggttgaaagatattatcttgaatctaatcaggttttcatctaacggtgaatatcaaatgctttgttaccaaggtaacttaaattgcaaaccctgatttgaaaactatataaaggagaactctagcaactgggaaaactaatccccacaccttctgtgtgatactagttgtataagatagagtcgattctcctttaaccttaggtttttcacgaaatcctgtaggttaacgacttaaagacttcattgggattgtgaagccaaacccaactattttctctgtagttgcgtgatttgatcttgctgtttctatcgaatttgagtactatcttctttaagattggttcgagatttaatctccgataggcatgataaaagtagtcacaaacatcttcgtctcatcgtttgtgattccataatatcttgtttcgctaccatacgattaagattattgtgaggtgatttatatttctaggctattcttcgggaatataagtccggtatatcatttggttcatgttcaccttgatttatcaaaagacggaacaaaactcgtaggtatttctgtgggagacagatttatctatttctatatacttttcagtgtgagacagatttgtttatcaagtcttcgactttgggtcgtagaaactcttggttgtgggtgagatcaactaagggaattaagtgtgtaatatcctgctaggattagagacgtaaggagcgcaaccgtacctttaatcagtgtgagattgattagggttcaactacagttcagtccgaagttcattggtagtaggctagtgtctgtagcggcttaatacagtgtggtgttcaaatctggactgggtcccggggtttttctgcatttgcggttttccttgttaacaaaattatggtgtctgtattatttcttttccgcattatattttgttatataatttaaatatcacaagttatgtgttgaatcaatcaattgggaaatccaacctttggttgttgattgaaattgattgatccttgaacattggtctttggtaccgttcaagtttatttctcttatattcaatcgggctcacaaattcctatttgctgattgcagattgaattaaaagataaagatataaaaactctttgatatacttttctctagattgagtctaactgtctagttgattctcttgaaaatatattggagtttatctattcagattgccaaacgaaattttgggtgtggttgttagacccccgctttttcaaaatgaATTATTGTCTTTAGTTTTAACTATTTTGCAAGtagtatgtattgactaaggggggggggGAACATCTTATcgtagtattgcttcaaaattatggtgcaattgaattttgtggaaggtaacaatactatgtttctgtataaaaaCCAATGAGTAGAGTGATTACCTCATTCTATCAAAGATATTTATGGAGTATTCTCAGAAGTTGTTATcattacagatcttcaacaacaaagtgcTGAACGAACACATGCAAAACATTAGACGAACTTGAAGCACGAAGGATTGAAGACGTGTGTTGAACCAATAaaatcaagcatagtggattgggctgaaaagtttgtttattttttgaatccatatgtattgaataatttttcactaaaattgacaaagggggatattgttagagcatcgctcggttgaacccagaagttttgttacctcaagcatgttgtcaatattagttgatcaaaactatatcttggtttctaattgatagacaaatttttgtgtctgatttaatCTCGACTATCTATTTTGTTAGTATTCGTTTTTGTATTTATATTGGtgttttttgtatttttagatatttttggagaaataaactcttggggaaaaagttgctcgaaaagtgatatttgcgcccccggagaaaattactaaaggcaacccaggaaaagtgttaaaggcacccaggaaATATCAAAGGCACCCAATTTTTTAAATAAGTGTACCcccaaaattactaaaggcactccataattactaaaggcaccctatggcaagtgctaaagggataTTGGCAGAGGATAGGGACATCCAACTTCTTGCTCATTTGAAATTCAATTTTTGCGGGAAACTGTTGCAGCAAAATGAAGGTTTTTTGGATCGAGATTTGGGggtgttttagagagactcaatggctgagatTGATTGAGATAACTTGATTGAGATTAAAATGCGTGGTATGGTTGTTTGTTTCTGTTAGAATTGACTGGATTTTCGAGTTGAGGTAAAAAAGAGGCGGGAGGATACTCGGTATTCTCTGTGATGTTGTTTTGGAAAGATTTAACGAGTCTAAAGCATGTTACACTTCTTGTGAAACGTGTATGAACCTGTTGGGAGTGTGCTGGAAGAAAATCAATACGTGAGGAGATAAattaaggaataaaatatttccgagaatatttttcatcactgTCGAGTTTTGGGAGATATTGTTGAGTTATGAGGAATTATTCTTGGTCCCGCGAGTATGTTTAAGGTGTTGGGGAAGTCTAGAGGGCTACGTACAGAGTGTTTGGGAGGAAAACAGAGCGTAAAAATCAAGTTACAcaaattttctgctgctgctgctacacgaAAAATATTATACTGTCCAAAAAAGTCGTATATTCCTACACTTTGTAACAGTTTTTGAGCGACAGACGAACAGTAACAGTTGCACTTGACTTTTATTGTTTATTGTAATAGTGGATTTGCGACGATTTACAAGCGTTGCAAATTCCCGACTTTCtcaattttctctctttttcatcatttataaacactttgagcaatgaatcaatattttgagagagcttacaccatgatgagctgaTTCTCACGCAACCAAGGCcatggaggaagctatttacgcatgaatgatgggtaactattttattttctctaagttttaatttataattcactcaatcactgcttttgcaaagtttttaaatgtttgcataatttttttaattacttgtgattcaatttgataggttgtactttgtttaatcaattgataatctatgcttagggagtacaattaatatttgagaatatgcttgattatttgtgaattaagatataaaggacttaaaaaatAATTAGGATTTTgagtaatagtggaatctagtgtcttggttatttttttaaaaatattgaaatcaactttaatttagttttctttgtcttagtattaataaaattaaatttaggatcaaaaatcttcacaagtctcaacgaacctttttcgACAACAACTATTAAAATTTTATCACTAGTcaactaagtcaagtctcggacgaggttagaatttgtAATTGAGTAtgagacatcacccttgaaaactgaagatcgacgaagatatttggagaacttctgtatcgggtatgtgaagattgaaccattctattttactcactatttcACCATTCTAtatattgagactatgtcgtatggctTTTAGTAGATTTATAAAAAAGaattttcgagtcaagcttgtcttgtaaaaaatctcgaaatattatttatcaaagatgttcaacggtccttcacaatattagttctatgaattgttttttggatcaattgaaaatttggatcaattgaaaattgcccatgcaaatgattttatcacttgagaatatttcaaacatcataagagagaaatattgaacttaCTGATTTTTTTACTCAGGGTAGGTCcgaaaaccatagatatctgagtttcagaaagACAAGAAGGTCAAACcgaaagttcagttgggaacagttcacgaaccgtggtgaactgaattttcaaaattggtataataggctagcagttggcgaacccggttcacgaaccgttgtcaactgagttcggtagtctagtagggttggcgaacccggttcacgaaccgttgcaccTTGACTCGAAACAAGCCGCGCGGTTCACGTACCGTTCTACCAATTTTTTCAGTTTATATTTTAACAAATGCTCAAATACttatttttaatatgtttagcattactagaactctcttaaacacttctaagactccATTGATCACTTAAAAACTTATGTGTGTGCgtcatgattaaactcttaggTGTTTAAGTGAACATCACTATGCTACTGCTTGGTAGTATATTTGTAAAGCTAGGTGTGATTTTATATTTAATCATACCCATCCAAATGCAAGGAATACCTCTCACAGAATTAAACAACATCTGTGCTCTCACAACAGAATTCAGTACATGCAGGATCACATCCTCATTACTGCTGTCCATAGTGAGGAATATGAGGCTGTGGATGTTGATATTGAACTCCAATATCCCATTACCTGTGATCAAAGAGAGGAGTTTggataatcataaaaatatgcactttccAAGACCCATAGTCCCTCTATTATTTCACTGCTCTAAGTGCTTTGGAATTTGCAGGAAGCACCACTGAACTAGAGGATATCCAGGACACACTGGAGAATGGGGAGCAACAAGAGGGGCATACATAGCTTTCAATTTGGCCAAGAAAATGCAACATAGCAACGTTGAAATACATGCTCAGTCAGTGGAGATATTAGTTCATTTTACTATGCTCTACCACAATGCAGTACAAGGAAGATTCCATCTCCGTTATCATGAAAGAAGTagaagagaaaatgatgaagatatagaaagcataaacaattttGTCTTAGTTGGTCTCAAAACTATCCACATACTTCAGAATTTGGATACTTTCAGTTTAACTACGACATGTAAAAACTCTGATCCCAGGAGTAGTGGCATATTTCTTACCACCAACTCTAGCATGTACTTATTTTAGCGTTGCGtaagtttttctatttttttttttagaaaaaggatTTTAACTACTTTTCCAATTAACAGGGGTACTGTTAATGTCTCTGGGGGTATATAGAGGAAGCGCCGAAAAAGAGTACATTTCCAACTACCATGGGTACTGTTAAAATTTCCAGTGATAAATAGAGGAAgagccaaagaaaaagaaaacaaaggcAACCATCGAGCCCCCGATGATTCTCATGCTCCGTCACTTGGAGGAGGTAGGGGTAGGAAGGGCCCTGGACCTTGTAATGTAGTTGCTTATTTAGGGGCCACTACCTAACCGTCCTATAGTAACACTAACAACTACCTCCTCCTACAATTATTACTTACTGAAAAAGAATAAAGGATGCTCACTCTTGGAACCTACCATCGTCCATTCCTACTACAATTACTACTTACTGAAGAAGAAAAATGTTTGTAACTTCAATTCATACAAACCTTTGCTTAGATTATCTCCCTTGTTTTCTACAACTCCTTTAAGATTAATCTCTCTGAGACTAATTTCGAATACTGGGTTTATGTTAAGGAGAGTTGGTGATGAGAAGAACATAGTTGTTGGTTCAGAAACGATGACTGAGATGACTAAAATATCTGCTTTTAGTGGCCGGAATAGTGACGGAAGTTTTGAGATTACTGAAAATGAAGCTATTTTGGGTAATGGGTCTTCGGATGTTCCTCGAGAAATTGTTGTGTTAAGTGGAATTGAATCGACTCTAAATCATTTGGTTAGTACCTATATGTTCTTGAGTTTGTACTTTTATGTTAAATTTGTTTTTGAGTTCGTTATTTGGATGGTTAATTTGAGTttatgtaatttagggtttatcttgCTGCTTGGGTGTTCAAAATTGGGTAAAATTTAAGTCCTGCTGTTTCAATCTCAGTTTTTTTTTCCTACTTCATCTTTTGGCATTTGATAATTTAGCTGAGTTTTAGACTAGTAAATGTGGAAGTGGAAATGCTGGTTTTTGTGTGTCATTTTACCCACTTGTACAGTTATTAGGTAAGTGATTCTGTAgttaaatgatgaatacttcatAAGTTCCCAATCTTTAAATTCCATAAAACTAATTTAGAAATGTGGTACAGACATTTTGTCTTACACAAGCAAATTCACATGTTATATGTCTGGCTTAATGCTTGATTGAATAATTTCATGCATTTCCATTATGAAATTAGAACTTAGGTTACCATTGTTCTTTGATAACTTAACCTTGCTATACTGAGATTGTTATTTCAGTCATTCTCTAAACACAATATTGAGTTGCCTGTTTTCTTTTTGTCCTTTACGATATTGGAACAACCAATAGCGAAAACCATGTTGCACGGTTGTTCGAACATTGTTATAACTGATAGGAAGTTAAGAAGAATGAGGGGATTATAATAATGTGTATGTTCAAATATTTTTGTTAAAAACAACTTGTTAATGACAAGTTAATTCAGTTTTTGATTTTCAACATAGCTTTTCCCAAGTAAGGCAATTCACAGCTGTTTCATTTGAGTTTCAGAGTAAATGGCTTGTGGTTACGGTTTTTGGAATTATTGTGATTTGGAGGCACGATGCTCTGGCCATGTGGGCTGCAATGGGAGCAGTTGCAAACGCATGGCTTTCAATCACGTTAAAACGAATACTCAACCAAGAGCGACCTGTTGCTAGCTTAGGATCTGGTCCAGGCATGCCATCTTCACATGCTCAGTCCATCTTCTTCGCTTCTGTCTATGCTATCCTATCATGTGAGTTATTGATTTTGTCTTCTGAGTCTTATGAAACTTAAGCTTAGTATTTTCTGGACGCAACTATGAGAAATAGTGTGTCAACATCTTCAACTACTACAAAATTCTCTGAACCTGTTTACCTTATCTATGTCTCTGCATTAAAAATCATCTAATAGTGCAAGCCAAATGGTGAGATGATCTTTCCTGAAACTGGATGGCACTATATATAATGAAGTTTTATGTTCTGTTACATCATATTACTACATTCTGTTGCCTGCTACTtgtaaaaagatttcttattgtgATTATTATTTGTGTGGCAGTGGTTAAATCTCTAGGGTTGAATGGAGTTACAGTGACCATCGGGGTGCTCGGCTTGGCTTTCAGCTCATATCTTGTAAGCATAGTCTCCATGTTTTTATATTAATTCGAGGTTAACATCGAAACTAACAGAGAATATATGGATTAAATATAGCAATCTAATGTCGTGTTGTATGTTTTGCTTATCCAGTCTTGGTTACGTATATCACAACGACATCACACCATTAGTCAGGTTGTGGTGGGTGCTATTTTGGGAACCATATGCTCGATTTTATGGTTTCAGTCTTGGTACTGGTTCGTGCTACAAGCCTTCCTTTCCTTTTTATGGGTACGGATTATTATTGTTCTTGGGGGCGTCACATGCTGTGTGATCTTTCTGTTGTATGTCATTAAACATTGGCTTatggatggtgatgaagattagaCTCTGTAAATTGGGCCTGATAAATTTTGAAGTCATGTATCCAAATTCTTTTGTGGCATACTTGCATGTATAGTTCAGGTTGACAGGATAATATTTTTGTCAAACCATACCGTCGCACATGATGTTTCTGTAAGTTCTGTTGAATTTTCAGGTGACTAGTTTGTTCATTTCATTTTTATAAATCCAATTGAGGTATCATAAAAATATAGGCTTTACAGCTCAGATTTAGCATCTATTGTTGATTCCTTGATTTACTATGCCGAAGCCGAAGCGGTTTCACTCCTTAGTGTTAAAATTCTTAAATTATGCTTACAAGCTGCACAAGCATGCAGCTTAGGCCCAATATCAACTAGTTTTTCTTTCGGAAAAtcggttatttgtccaaatatttttgaaacatggttcaaatggacgagtaaaaattagtatgggtgaaattgacaccaaaaaaatagcaaggatgaaactggattcatcctgacttaaacttaaaaaatagcaaggatgaaactggatgcatcctaatgtaaattgaaatttaaaaaaatatttgaaaatgggtaggatgaaaccgtttacatccttgctatttttacatttttgtctatttaaacaatatcaaaatctaaatgtccttctcacccatgaattgttgattttggtctttttaaccaattttgtgtttttctttcttgttttgaaAGTAGGTATCGACTATGGAGCCTCCCTCTTCCTTCTTCACAACCAAACAACCAGACAAAACATACGCGTTTGGGGTGAATATTTTGATCTTATTTGAGTTTGAAGTGGTACTTTCGCATAATCAAAACCAAGAATGTTATGTCCCATTCTTGACTGTTAATCGGGAATTCTTGACTATACATCAACAACTCAGCTCCGGTCATCATTTGGGAGAATGAAGATATTCTTTTAGATGCCTTAGATAAGCTAAAAAATATCCCTTGTTGGGAATGTAATTTTAATCCTAGGATTTGTAATAAACCTGCAGACAATTTAGCTAAGTACCACAGGAAAAATGACATCACTAGTACCTGGTTACATAGTCCATCTAGTATGCTTGAACAATTTCTTTTGTTAGACACTGGAAGTCTCTTAAGTTAATAAAATTCTTCTTTGGCATCAAAAAAAAGTAATCGGGAATTCTTGACTATTATTGACCGTTCTATTCAAACGGCCAAGCTAACTGACATCAGATTTAATTAATAAAGGATTAGGACCCCATGGACATGTATCGAGTAACACCATCTTTACATGATTTGTAAGCTATCTATTCCATGGTGTATATGCTATCTTCCGGTGAATGAAGCTCTTATTGAGTATTACATTCTCGCATAGAAAAATTAGTGCATTCAGTCATGCGCAACTTTAACATCTATCAAATTAAATTTTAATTGGGGATTATCAACGATTGAGGGTCAAACCGGTAGATTGGTAGGTTCATTTGCCCATATATTTCCTATACGTATAattcattcttttttcttctctttatatagagaaattgataacacaaaattggtcaattaatccaataacgataattcctgggtgaaaaagacatgtaaaatttgatactgtttatatgaacgagaatgtaaaaatagccaggatgtaaacagtttcatcctacccattttcaaatactttttcttatttttaatttacatcaggatgcatctagtttcatcctcgctattttttaagtttaaaccaggatgaatccagtttcattcttgctattttcttggtgtccatttcacccatattaatttttactcatccattagaaccatgttttaaaaatatttggacaaatgatccattttctgaATTGATAGGCTAACTAGACTTCCGCAATCATATTGTTGATACGATCGCAAGAAAAAATAATCTTTTTTCACTATAAAAACGAAAAACACCTCAATATGTTAAGACAAATAAGGTGTTTCTTTAAGCCGGTCCCAAGACTCCCAACATACTCAAATAGTCGCCGTTCACGGGGTGCCATTGTGGCAAGAAAATGGGGTGGTTAACAAAATATGACGTTTTTGTATGATGCCCGGGGAGAACTCTGGTAAAGTTGCAGTGGTGGATCCAAGTACCCGCCGAATAGGCTTTTTTTTTTCACAGCATACGTCTTTtgaattgtttttttattttctttcagtAGCCATTGATTTTTCAGTTTTCTGAATTCGTATAAGCCTTCGTCGAACTAAAATAAATAACTTCTCTTAGCATTGCATTTTCCGAAACAAATACATATATGATTCATACAACGAACGCAATGTCTACAACTGGTACATGCATAACGTAGTAGTAGTCTAGTAGGCCAAATGTTTCACAAAATGCAGTTTTTTCCCCCTAATAACTAGCAGCTGATAGTAT
This is a stretch of genomic DNA from Papaver somniferum cultivar HN1 chromosome 1, ASM357369v1, whole genome shotgun sequence. It encodes these proteins:
- the LOC113329571 gene encoding lipid phosphate phosphatase epsilon 2, chloroplastic-like codes for the protein MLRRVGDEKNIVVGSETMTEMTKISAFSGRNSDGSFEITENEAILGNGSSDVPREIVVLSGIESTLNHLSKWLVVTVFGIIVIWRHDALAMWAAMGAVANAWLSITLKRILNQERPVASLGSGPGMPSSHAQSIFFASVYAILSLVKSLGLNGVTVTIGVLGLAFSSYLSWLRISQRHHTISQVVVGAILGTICSILWFQSWYWFVLQAFLSFLWVRIIIVLGGVTCCVIFLLYVIKHWLMDGDED